AGCGCGATGGCCAGCTGATCGGCTACGGCGTGCTCAGCATTGCCGCCGACGAGGCACATGTACTGAACATCTGCATCGATCCGCTGGCGCAGTCGCGTGGGCTGGGTCGCCAACTGCTGCGCGCACTGGTGCAGCTGGCGGGCAACCGGGGTGCGCACCGCGTGTTCCTGGAAGTGCGTCCGTCCAATACACCCGCGCTGGCCCTGTACCACAGCGAAGGTTTCAACGAGATCGGCCGCCGTCCACGCTACTACCCGGCGGCACAGGGCCGCGAGGATGCGGTGGTGATGGCCATCGAACTGGTCGACGGCGACCTGCAGGCGATGCCGCCGTTGTAAGGGAGAAGGGGTGCCGCCCAGCGGCCGGCACTACCTCTACGCCAGCCGCAAGGCCAATATACCGCCCACGATGAGTGCCGCTGCCAGCCAGCGCGCACGCGGGATCCGCTCGCGCAGCAGGAACACCGAGATCAACAGCGCGAACAGGATGGACGATTCGCGCAGCGCTGAGACCATCGCCACCGGGGCCTGGGTCATCGCCCACAACGCCATCGCGTAGGACGCGGTGGTGCCGACGCCGCCGGCCAGTCCCAGCGGCCAATGCTGGCGCGCATAGTCCAG
This genomic window from Stenotrophomonas maltophilia contains:
- the rimI gene encoding ribosomal protein S18-alanine N-acetyltransferase yields the protein MSAVSQPGPVGLRALRESDLNAVMAIEVRGYPFPWTRGIFVDCLRAGYPGLAMERDGQLIGYGVLSIAADEAHVLNICIDPLAQSRGLGRQLLRALVQLAGNRGAHRVFLEVRPSNTPALALYHSEGFNEIGRRPRYYPAAQGREDAVVMAIELVDGDLQAMPPL